In Streptomyces sp. NBC_00306, a single genomic region encodes these proteins:
- a CDS encoding LacI family DNA-binding transcriptional regulator translates to MPVTIADVARQAGVSKTTVSRVLNTRGEVDAGTAARVREVIATLGYVPSSGAVGLARGSSRTVAMLTPPLTWPWMGEVLQGVVDTVEAAGYGLLLFTCNRGRESVEHFAGQVSARAFDGLLVVEPEDTLDTITAMHRKGLPVVLIDDRGHHPEFPSVATTNREGGASAARHLLADGRSRPLIVTGRPDFGCVRERLEGFLDVLPTDRVVGGDFTEVSGRLATERFLATGRAFDSVFAHNDLSAVGVLRALRAAGRSVPDDIAVVGFDDIPMAQHTEPPLTTVRQPMRRMGERAAGMLLAHLAGTPAPVEPVVLPTELIVRASAPA, encoded by the coding sequence ATGCCCGTCACCATCGCCGATGTCGCACGTCAGGCGGGTGTCAGCAAGACGACCGTGTCCCGGGTGCTCAACACCAGGGGCGAGGTCGACGCCGGTACCGCCGCCCGCGTTCGTGAAGTGATCGCGACCCTCGGCTATGTGCCCAGCAGCGGAGCCGTCGGACTGGCCCGCGGCAGCAGCCGTACGGTCGCCATGCTGACGCCCCCGCTCACCTGGCCGTGGATGGGCGAAGTCCTCCAAGGGGTCGTCGACACCGTCGAGGCCGCGGGCTACGGACTGCTGCTCTTCACCTGCAACCGCGGACGGGAGTCCGTGGAGCACTTCGCCGGCCAGGTCTCCGCCCGCGCCTTCGACGGACTCCTCGTCGTCGAGCCCGAGGACACCCTCGACACGATCACCGCGATGCACCGCAAGGGCCTTCCCGTCGTCCTCATCGACGACCGCGGCCACCACCCGGAGTTCCCGTCCGTCGCGACCACCAACCGGGAGGGCGGGGCGTCGGCCGCCCGCCATCTGCTCGCCGACGGCCGCTCCCGCCCGCTGATCGTGACCGGCCGCCCCGACTTCGGCTGCGTACGCGAGCGGCTGGAGGGCTTTCTGGACGTGCTGCCGACCGACCGCGTCGTCGGCGGTGACTTCACCGAGGTCTCCGGGCGGCTGGCGACGGAACGCTTCCTCGCCACCGGCAGGGCCTTCGACTCCGTCTTCGCGCACAACGACCTCAGCGCGGTCGGCGTGCTGCGGGCCCTGCGCGCCGCGGGACGAAGCGTCCCCGACGACATTGCGGTCGTCGGCTTCGACGACATCCCCATGGCCCAGCACACCGAACCACCGCTGACCACCGTCCGCCAGCCGATGCGCCGGATGGGGGAGCGGGCGGCCGGGATGCTGCTCGCCCACCTGGCCGGCACTCCCGCCCCGGTCGAACCCGTCGTGCTGCCCACCGAACTGATCGTGCGCGCCTCCGCACCCGCCTGA
- a CDS encoding glycoside hydrolase family 3 protein, with protein sequence MPPTRTRFRTRAGTAALAATAVLTTLLTGAGAGVSAAADDPAPFTVDRFEGEVPFANPPAEGIFTWGSDADDQPRLELKERADAPEGAKVLEGSYDISGWGGLTHDFAFDKPAQNWTPYKGIRFWWYGQNTAPLPPGSGKRINFELKDGGANGEASELWTTSFTDDWEGWHLVEIPFADFVYRADYQPVGGIDQVLGLNEMWGYALTLPTGAPGRFAMDGVELYGKADPALKASVITDAAVHPVDEGGTAKVKISVATTGSGPTEEPVTVAYSTEGGTAEAGKDYTPVSGTVTFPAGSVSGTSTSVAVTTRKDRSAEPAETIPLKLTVTGAKAPAETPQIVVDAHGLPYLDKKLPVKKRVADLLSRMTLAEKAGQMTQAERNALKSQGDIAAYDLGSLLSGGGSVPTPNTPAAWAKMVDTYQLRAQATRFQIPLIYGVDAVHGHNNVIGSTIMPHNIGIGATRDPAVAARTGAVTAKEVRATGIPWDFAPCLCVTRDERWGRSYEAFGEDPALVTAMETVITGMQGAPSGKDLARNDKVLTSAKHYVGDGGTEYGSSSTGSYTIDQGITKVTRQELEAVHLAPFAEAVERGAGTVMPSYSSLDVLGDDQGPVKMHANAEMINGVLKDRMGFKGFVISDWQAIDQIPGDYASDVRTSVNAGLDMIMVPTAYADFHRTLRDEVTAGRIPEARIDDAVARILTQKFALGLFEKPYADTTHLGSIGSAAHRAVAREAVAKSQVLLKNDGAVLPLKPSQKVYVAGSNADDVGNQAGGWTISWQGSSGKITPGTTVLEGMKKAAPETVTWSKDASAPLEGHDVGVVVVGETPYAEGAGDVGNGHDLELSAADRAAVDKVCAAMTCAVLIVSGRPQLIGDRLGDIDALVASWLPGTEGDGVADVLYGKKAFTGRLPVTWPRSAGQLPINVGDTSYDPQYPYGWGLTTLKKPPAGGELTLKAMALAAKLLEVTGRGDSPEARELVSQARLLVQQKIGQRITAASAKPFADADHLLLSGRPAAAVAKLTAAFRAA encoded by the coding sequence ATGCCCCCCACCCGTACCCGCTTCAGAACCAGAGCCGGCACGGCCGCGCTCGCCGCGACCGCCGTTCTGACCACCCTGCTCACCGGTGCCGGCGCCGGAGTCAGCGCGGCGGCCGACGATCCGGCGCCGTTCACCGTCGACCGCTTCGAGGGCGAGGTCCCGTTCGCCAACCCGCCCGCCGAGGGCATCTTCACGTGGGGGAGTGACGCCGACGACCAGCCCCGGCTGGAGCTGAAGGAGCGCGCGGACGCCCCCGAGGGCGCCAAGGTCCTCGAAGGCTCCTACGACATCAGCGGCTGGGGCGGCCTCACCCACGACTTCGCCTTCGACAAGCCCGCGCAGAACTGGACCCCGTACAAGGGCATCCGCTTCTGGTGGTACGGGCAGAACACCGCACCGCTGCCGCCCGGTTCGGGCAAGAGGATCAACTTCGAGCTCAAGGACGGCGGCGCCAACGGCGAGGCCTCCGAGCTGTGGACCACCTCCTTCACCGACGACTGGGAGGGCTGGCACCTCGTCGAGATCCCCTTCGCGGACTTCGTCTACCGCGCCGACTACCAGCCCGTCGGCGGCATCGACCAGGTCCTCGGACTGAACGAGATGTGGGGCTACGCGCTCACCCTGCCCACCGGCGCCCCCGGCAGGTTCGCCATGGACGGTGTCGAGCTGTACGGAAAGGCCGACCCCGCGCTGAAGGCGAGCGTCATCACCGACGCGGCCGTCCACCCGGTCGACGAGGGCGGCACCGCCAAGGTGAAGATCTCCGTCGCCACCACCGGCTCGGGCCCCACCGAGGAGCCCGTCACCGTCGCGTACAGCACCGAGGGCGGGACCGCCGAGGCCGGCAAGGACTACACCCCGGTCTCCGGCACGGTCACCTTCCCGGCCGGCTCCGTCTCGGGCACGTCCACGTCGGTCGCCGTCACCACGCGCAAGGACCGCTCGGCCGAGCCGGCCGAGACGATTCCGCTGAAGCTCACCGTCACCGGCGCGAAGGCGCCCGCCGAGACCCCGCAGATCGTCGTGGACGCCCACGGTCTGCCGTATCTCGACAAGAAGCTCCCGGTGAAGAAGCGCGTCGCCGACCTGCTCTCCCGGATGACGCTCGCGGAGAAGGCCGGGCAGATGACCCAGGCCGAACGCAACGCCCTGAAGTCTCAGGGCGACATCGCCGCCTACGACCTCGGCTCGCTGCTCTCCGGCGGTGGTTCGGTGCCGACGCCGAACACCCCCGCGGCCTGGGCGAAGATGGTCGACACCTACCAACTGCGTGCGCAGGCAACGCGGTTCCAGATCCCGTTGATCTACGGCGTGGACGCCGTGCACGGCCACAACAACGTCATCGGGTCGACGATCATGCCGCACAACATCGGCATCGGGGCCACCCGTGACCCGGCCGTCGCGGCGAGGACCGGCGCCGTGACGGCGAAGGAGGTCCGCGCCACCGGTATCCCGTGGGACTTCGCACCCTGCCTCTGCGTGACCCGCGACGAGCGCTGGGGCCGCTCCTACGAGGCCTTCGGTGAGGACCCCGCCCTGGTCACCGCCATGGAGACGGTGATCACGGGTATGCAGGGTGCCCCGTCCGGCAAGGATCTCGCCCGCAACGACAAGGTGCTGACCAGCGCCAAGCACTACGTCGGCGACGGCGGTACGGAGTACGGCTCGTCCTCCACCGGCTCGTACACGATCGACCAGGGCATCACCAAGGTCACCCGGCAGGAACTGGAGGCCGTCCATCTCGCGCCGTTCGCCGAGGCCGTCGAGCGCGGCGCGGGCACGGTCATGCCGTCGTACTCGTCACTGGACGTCCTGGGCGACGACCAGGGCCCGGTGAAGATGCACGCCAACGCCGAGATGATCAACGGCGTGCTCAAGGACAGGATGGGCTTCAAGGGCTTCGTCATCAGTGACTGGCAGGCCATCGACCAGATCCCCGGCGACTACGCGAGCGATGTGCGCACCTCCGTCAACGCCGGGCTCGACATGATCATGGTGCCGACGGCCTACGCGGACTTCCACCGGACCCTCCGGGACGAGGTGACGGCGGGCCGGATCCCCGAGGCGCGGATCGACGACGCCGTCGCGCGGATCCTGACCCAGAAGTTCGCCCTGGGCCTGTTCGAGAAGCCGTACGCGGACACCACCCACCTCGGCAGCATCGGCTCGGCCGCCCACCGCGCGGTCGCCCGTGAGGCCGTCGCCAAGTCCCAGGTCCTGCTGAAGAACGACGGCGCGGTCCTGCCGCTCAAGCCGTCGCAGAAGGTGTACGTCGCCGGGTCCAACGCCGACGACGTCGGCAACCAGGCCGGCGGCTGGACCATCAGCTGGCAGGGCTCGTCCGGGAAGATCACGCCCGGTACGACGGTCCTCGAGGGCATGAAGAAGGCCGCCCCCGAGACGGTGACCTGGTCCAAGGACGCGTCCGCTCCCCTGGAGGGCCACGACGTCGGTGTGGTCGTCGTCGGCGAGACCCCCTACGCCGAGGGTGCCGGCGACGTCGGCAACGGTCACGACCTGGAGCTGAGCGCGGCCGACCGGGCCGCCGTCGACAAGGTCTGCGCCGCGATGACGTGCGCCGTCCTGATCGTCTCCGGCCGCCCGCAGCTGATCGGGGACCGACTCGGTGACATCGACGCACTCGTGGCGTCCTGGCTGCCGGGCACCGAGGGCGACGGTGTCGCCGACGTCCTCTACGGCAAGAAGGCCTTCACCGGCCGGCTGCCCGTCACCTGGCCCAGGTCGGCCGGACAGCTGCCGATCAACGTCGGGGACACCTCGTACGACCCGCAGTACCCCTACGGCTGGGGGCTCACCACCCTGAAGAAGCCGCCGGCCGGCGGGGAACTCACCCTCAAGGCCATGGCGCTGGCGGCGAAGCTGCTGGAGGTGACCGGCCGGGGCGACTCCCCGGAGGCGCGTGAGCTGGTCTCCCAGGCCCGGCTGCTCGTCCAGCAGAAGATCGGGCAGCGGATCACGGCCGCGTCGGCGAAGCCGTTCGCGGACGCGGACCATCTGCTGCTGTCGGGCAGACCGGCCGCGGCCGTGGCCAAGCTGACGGCCGCGTTCAGGGCGGCCTGA
- a CDS encoding YceI family protein, whose translation MGIFNRKPEAAAAATTTAAPVDPALAALSGSYTIDPAHSSIGFTVRHAMVTNVRGSFGEFSGSLELNGTDPHHSTAEIDVTITSIDTGIADRDGHLRSGDFFEAEKFPLMTFRSTQAENLGGDTYRLTGDLTIKDVTRPLAIDLEFNGSATDVYGNERVGFEGTAEILRSDWGLTWNAALETGGVMVSDKVKLNFDISAIKSAA comes from the coding sequence ATGGGTATCTTCAATCGCAAGCCCGAAGCCGCTGCCGCTGCCACCACCACCGCCGCCCCGGTGGACCCGGCCCTGGCCGCGCTGTCCGGCAGCTACACCATCGACCCGGCGCACAGCAGCATCGGCTTCACGGTCCGCCACGCGATGGTCACCAACGTCCGCGGCTCGTTCGGCGAGTTCTCCGGCAGCCTCGAGCTGAACGGCACGGACCCGCACCACTCCACCGCCGAGATCGACGTGACGATCACCAGCATCGACACCGGGATCGCCGACCGCGACGGCCACCTGCGCAGCGGTGACTTCTTCGAGGCCGAGAAGTTCCCCCTGATGACGTTCCGCTCGACGCAGGCGGAGAACCTCGGCGGCGACACCTACCGGCTCACCGGTGACCTGACGATCAAGGACGTCACGCGCCCCCTCGCCATCGACCTGGAGTTCAACGGCTCCGCCACCGATGTCTACGGCAACGAGCGCGTCGGCTTCGAGGGCACCGCCGAGATCCTGCGCTCCGACTGGGGCCTGACCTGGAACGCCGCGCTGGAGACGGGCGGCGTGATGGTCAGCGACAAGGTGAAGCTGAACTTCGACATCTCCGCGATCAAGTCCGCGGCCTGA
- a CDS encoding glycoside hydrolase family 64 protein, protein MISRRIFLTGAAAAVTAATYPAWGSALSPRARAAAPTCELALENKSLPGTVHAYVTGHEQGTDRWVLLRPDGGVHYPENPSAPETPLPVDCAIPLPAAGSGPIVLTLPQMFGARVYFVRDDKLDFFVNPGPSLVEPAFATPSDANYDRIWSFAEFTFNPQQLYANISYVDLVTALPIGLTLTGDATHTVAPLPDGAVQKIADGLAAQAAKDGQPWDKLVIRGADGEVLRVIAPQNLMAPYFDRPAEMPFRDAFDSYIDQVWEKYRSTDLRIDLQGGRGVFTGRVNGDTLTFNGGHTFAKPSSKDVFTCNHGPFANNPGDPDDKKGLLARLAAGFNRTTLLSHPDQPNGATAADYYLDPGTNHFSRVVHANTPIGYAFPYDDVRPDGQPDVSGAAHDGNPRRFTLTVGS, encoded by the coding sequence GTGATATCCCGACGTATCTTCCTCACCGGAGCGGCCGCCGCGGTCACCGCGGCCACCTATCCCGCCTGGGGAAGCGCTCTCAGCCCTCGCGCCAGGGCCGCAGCCCCCACCTGCGAGCTCGCCCTGGAGAACAAGTCCCTGCCCGGCACGGTCCACGCCTATGTCACCGGCCACGAGCAGGGCACCGACCGATGGGTGCTGCTGCGCCCGGACGGCGGGGTCCATTACCCCGAGAACCCGTCGGCGCCCGAGACCCCGCTGCCGGTCGACTGCGCCATCCCGCTGCCCGCGGCGGGCTCCGGCCCGATCGTGCTGACGCTTCCTCAGATGTTCGGCGCCCGGGTCTACTTCGTCCGCGACGACAAGCTGGACTTCTTCGTGAACCCGGGGCCCTCCCTGGTCGAGCCCGCTTTCGCGACGCCGTCCGACGCCAACTACGACCGCATCTGGTCCTTCGCCGAATTCACGTTCAACCCGCAGCAGTTGTACGCGAACATCAGCTACGTCGACCTGGTGACGGCCCTCCCCATCGGCCTCACGCTCACCGGTGACGCCACGCACACCGTGGCGCCGCTGCCGGACGGCGCGGTCCAGAAGATCGCCGACGGCCTCGCCGCCCAGGCGGCCAAGGACGGACAGCCGTGGGACAAGCTCGTCATCCGCGGCGCGGACGGTGAGGTGCTGCGCGTGATCGCGCCGCAGAACCTGATGGCCCCCTACTTCGACCGGCCCGCCGAGATGCCGTTCCGTGACGCCTTCGACTCCTACATCGACCAGGTCTGGGAGAAGTACCGCTCGACCGATCTGCGGATCGATCTCCAGGGCGGACGCGGAGTGTTCACCGGCCGGGTGAACGGCGACACGCTCACCTTCAACGGTGGTCACACCTTCGCGAAGCCGTCCTCGAAGGACGTCTTCACCTGCAACCACGGGCCCTTCGCCAACAACCCCGGCGACCCGGACGACAAGAAGGGCCTGCTCGCCCGGCTCGCCGCCGGCTTCAACCGGACGACCCTGCTGTCCCACCCGGACCAGCCGAACGGAGCGACCGCGGCCGACTACTACCTCGACCCCGGCACGAACCACTTCTCACGCGTCGTCCACGCCAACACCCCGATCGGGTACGCGTTCCCGTACGACGACGTCCGTCCGGACGGACAGCCCGACGTCTCGGGCGCGGCGCACGACGGCAACCCGCGGCGCTTCACCCTGACCGTGGGGTCCTGA
- a CDS encoding polysaccharide lyase 8 family protein — protein MATTGASALCVALTPRVSAAADDEYETLRQRWVEISLGSGYDATAEPYASRLAETGTLAAGFRASMAPTATSLWPGHPFDPPAGITQSYTRLWTMTQAYAQQGTGHTGDAGLLADILRGLDHLATTVYNPSTTRYGNWWEWQIGSPRLLMDIVAVLYGDLGQARRDAAFAAVDHFVPDTMLGDYTGTSTGANRVDLCRSVALRGVLGKAPAKIALARDALSPVFPYVTEGDGLYADGSFVQHTWVAYSGTYGQVMLDGLGRLFSLLAGSTWAVTDPNRQIILDSVERAYAPLIYNGLMMDSVNGRAISRGYLKDDDRRVMRSDHFHGQAVIAAIALLAGGASAAERERWHARIKGWIARDTTTPILEGAQFGVADLSRLHAVAASPVPAAPEPVGHDLFAAMDRAVHRGPGWAANISMASQRISSYECGNGENPRGWHTGAGMLYWWPGEAQGDQYTDWFWPTVDFYRLPGTTVSTKRLADRAGGEWGLPKPAARWVGGACDGEFAAVGQHLLGLDSTLRAHKSWFCVADAVICLGAGISCTDGVPVETVVDNRNLGEGGTNAFTRGHGWAHLDGHGGWVFPEGTADLRTLWEDRTGAWSDINTTSSTERATRRYRTLWLDHGTDPVDASYAYLLMPGASRRTLAARAHDRRWLEILDNTAARQAVAVRSLGLTAANFWQPGTVGPLTTTAPASVLLRTRRRTATLHLSEPLRTGAPVEITWRRPVRRVVAADDGIEVLAAGRELRLRLTGGTAGASYRCEVTLS, from the coding sequence CTGGCCACCACGGGAGCAAGCGCTCTCTGCGTCGCCCTCACACCACGGGTGAGCGCTGCGGCGGACGACGAGTACGAGACCCTGCGGCAGCGCTGGGTGGAGATCAGCCTCGGCAGCGGCTACGACGCGACCGCCGAACCGTACGCGTCCCGCCTCGCCGAGACCGGGACGCTCGCCGCGGGCTTCCGCGCCTCGATGGCACCCACCGCGACCTCGCTGTGGCCCGGCCACCCCTTCGACCCGCCCGCCGGCATCACCCAGAGCTACACCCGGCTGTGGACCATGACCCAGGCGTACGCGCAGCAGGGCACCGGCCACACCGGCGACGCCGGGCTGCTCGCCGACATCCTCCGCGGCCTCGACCATCTCGCGACGACTGTCTACAACCCCTCGACGACCCGCTACGGCAACTGGTGGGAGTGGCAGATCGGCAGCCCCCGCCTCCTGATGGACATCGTCGCCGTCCTGTACGGCGACCTCGGCCAGGCCCGGCGGGACGCCGCTTTCGCGGCCGTCGACCACTTCGTCCCCGACACGATGCTCGGCGACTACACCGGCACCTCCACCGGCGCGAACCGCGTCGACCTGTGCCGCTCGGTCGCCCTGCGCGGCGTACTCGGCAAAGCGCCCGCCAAGATCGCACTGGCCCGCGACGCCCTGTCGCCCGTCTTCCCGTACGTCACCGAAGGCGACGGCCTCTACGCCGACGGCTCCTTCGTCCAGCACACCTGGGTCGCCTACTCCGGCACCTACGGACAGGTCATGCTCGACGGTCTGGGCCGGCTCTTCAGCCTGCTCGCCGGATCCACCTGGGCCGTCACGGACCCCAACCGGCAGATCATCCTGGACAGCGTCGAGCGCGCGTACGCGCCCCTGATTTACAACGGCCTGATGATGGACAGCGTCAACGGCCGTGCCATCAGCCGGGGTTACCTCAAGGACGACGACCGCCGGGTCATGCGCAGCGACCACTTCCACGGCCAGGCGGTGATCGCCGCGATCGCGCTGCTCGCCGGCGGGGCGAGCGCGGCGGAGCGGGAACGCTGGCACGCGCGGATCAAGGGGTGGATCGCCCGCGACACCACCACCCCGATCCTCGAGGGCGCCCAGTTCGGGGTCGCCGACCTGTCCCGGCTGCACGCCGTCGCGGCGTCGCCCGTCCCGGCCGCGCCCGAGCCCGTCGGACACGACCTCTTCGCCGCCATGGACCGGGCCGTCCACCGCGGTCCCGGCTGGGCCGCGAACATCTCCATGGCCTCGCAGCGGATCTCCTCCTACGAATGCGGCAACGGCGAGAATCCACGCGGCTGGCACACCGGCGCCGGAATGCTCTACTGGTGGCCGGGAGAGGCGCAGGGCGACCAGTACACCGACTGGTTCTGGCCCACCGTGGACTTCTACCGGCTCCCCGGCACGACCGTGTCGACCAAGCGGCTGGCCGACAGGGCGGGCGGCGAGTGGGGACTGCCCAAACCGGCGGCGCGGTGGGTGGGCGGAGCCTGCGACGGCGAGTTCGCCGCCGTGGGACAGCACCTCCTCGGGCTGGACTCCACCCTGCGGGCCCACAAGTCCTGGTTCTGCGTCGCCGACGCGGTCATCTGCCTCGGCGCCGGCATCTCCTGCACCGACGGGGTGCCGGTCGAGACCGTCGTCGACAACCGCAATCTGGGCGAGGGCGGCACGAACGCCTTCACCCGCGGCCACGGCTGGGCGCACCTCGACGGCCACGGCGGCTGGGTCTTCCCGGAAGGGACGGCGGACCTGCGCACGCTGTGGGAGGACCGGACCGGAGCGTGGAGCGACATCAACACCACCAGCTCCACCGAACGCGCCACCCGCCGCTACCGCACCCTCTGGCTGGACCACGGCACGGACCCCGTCGACGCCTCCTACGCCTATCTGCTCATGCCGGGCGCGAGCCGCCGCACGCTCGCCGCCCGAGCGCACGACCGCCGCTGGCTGGAGATCCTCGACAACACCGCGGCCCGCCAGGCCGTCGCCGTCCGCTCCCTGGGCCTGACCGCGGCGAACTTCTGGCAGCCCGGTACGGTGGGCCCGCTCACCACGACGGCGCCCGCCAGTGTTCTGCTGCGGACCCGCCGCCGCACGGCCACGCTCCACCTCAGCGAACCGCTGCGCACCGGAGCACCCGTGGAGATCACCTGGCGCCGGCCGGTCCGCCGGGTCGTCGCCGCGGACGACGGCATCGAGGTGCTCGCCGCCGGACGGGAGCTGCGACTGCGCCTCACCGGGGGCACCGCGGGGGCGAGCTACCGCTGTGAGGTGACTCTCAGCTGA
- a CDS encoding acyl-CoA carboxylase subunit beta: MTVLDETASEPSDARGRVAELHDLRDRARRGPSDRATEAQHAKGKLTARERIALLLDEGSFKEVEQLRRHRATGFGLEAKKPYTDGVITGWGTVEGRTVFVYAHDFRIFGGALGEAHATKIHKIMDMAISAGAPLVSLNDGAGARIQEGVSALAGYGGIFQRNTRASGVIPQISVMLGPCAGGAAYSPALTDFVFMVRETSQMFITGPDVVKAVTGEEITQNGLGGADVHAETSGVAHFAYDDEETCIAEVRYLLAMLPSNNRENPPSVPAEDPADRRSDVLLDLVPADGNRPYDMHQVIEELVDDGDYLEIHERWARNIICALARLDGQVVGIVANQPQSLAGVLDIEASEKAARFVQMCDAFNIPIITLLDVPGFLPGVDQEHGGIIRHGAKLLYAYCNATVPRISLILRKAYGGAYIVMDSQSIGADLTYAWPTNEIAVMGAEGAANVIFRKQIAEAEDPEAMRTRMVKEYKAELMHPYYAAERGLVDDVIDPAETREVLIASLAMLRNKHADLPSRKHGNPPQ, encoded by the coding sequence ATGACCGTTTTGGACGAGACCGCCAGTGAGCCGAGCGACGCCCGCGGACGCGTGGCCGAGCTGCACGATCTGCGCGACCGTGCGCGGCGCGGGCCCAGTGACCGCGCCACCGAGGCGCAGCACGCCAAGGGCAAGCTGACCGCCCGTGAGCGCATCGCGCTGCTGCTGGACGAGGGCTCGTTCAAGGAGGTCGAGCAGCTGCGCCGGCACCGGGCGACCGGGTTCGGCCTGGAGGCGAAGAAGCCGTACACCGACGGTGTCATCACCGGCTGGGGCACGGTCGAGGGCCGCACGGTCTTCGTCTACGCGCACGACTTCCGGATCTTCGGCGGCGCGCTGGGCGAGGCCCACGCCACCAAGATCCACAAGATCATGGACATGGCCATCTCGGCCGGTGCCCCCCTGGTCTCCCTCAACGACGGCGCCGGCGCCCGTATCCAGGAGGGCGTCTCCGCCCTCGCCGGCTACGGCGGCATCTTCCAGCGCAACACCCGCGCCTCCGGTGTCATCCCGCAGATCTCGGTGATGCTCGGCCCGTGCGCCGGTGGCGCGGCGTACTCGCCCGCGCTGACGGACTTCGTGTTCATGGTCCGCGAGACCTCGCAGATGTTCATCACCGGCCCGGACGTCGTCAAGGCGGTCACCGGTGAGGAGATCACCCAGAACGGCCTGGGCGGCGCGGACGTCCACGCCGAGACCTCCGGCGTCGCGCACTTCGCGTACGACGACGAGGAGACCTGCATCGCCGAGGTGCGCTACCTGCTGGCGATGCTCCCCTCGAACAACCGCGAGAACCCGCCGTCGGTGCCCGCCGAGGACCCGGCCGACCGTCGCTCCGACGTCCTGCTGGACCTCGTGCCGGCGGACGGCAACCGGCCCTACGACATGCACCAGGTGATCGAGGAGCTCGTCGACGACGGCGACTACCTGGAGATCCACGAGCGCTGGGCCCGCAACATCATCTGCGCACTGGCCCGTCTCGACGGCCAGGTGGTCGGCATCGTCGCCAACCAGCCGCAGTCCCTGGCCGGTGTCCTGGACATCGAGGCCTCCGAGAAGGCGGCGCGCTTCGTCCAGATGTGCGACGCGTTCAACATCCCGATCATCACTCTTCTGGACGTGCCCGGCTTCCTGCCCGGCGTCGACCAGGAGCACGGTGGAATCATCCGGCACGGAGCGAAGCTCCTGTACGCGTACTGCAACGCCACCGTGCCGAGGATCTCGCTGATCCTGCGCAAGGCGTACGGCGGTGCCTACATCGTGATGGATTCCCAGTCCATCGGTGCGGACCTCACCTACGCCTGGCCCACCAACGAGATCGCGGTGATGGGCGCCGAAGGTGCCGCCAACGTCATCTTCCGCAAGCAGATCGCGGAGGCCGAGGACCCCGAGGCCATGCGGACGCGCATGGTCAAGGAGTACAAGGCCGAGCTCATGCACCCCTACTACGCGGCGGAGCGCGGACTGGTCGACGACGTCATCGACCCGGCCGAGACCCGTGAGGTGCTGATCGCATCTCTGGCCATGCTCCGCAACAAGCACGCCGACCTGCCGTCCCGCAAGCACGGCAACCCCCCGCAGTAA
- a CDS encoding acyl-CoA carboxylase subunit epsilon — MSTPADSSSLLRVEKGHADAEELAAITAVLLARAASQPEAPAHRGRSTAGWRRLERQRGFQPSHSWRG, encoded by the coding sequence ATGAGCACTCCTGCCGACTCATCGTCCTTGCTCCGCGTCGAGAAGGGTCACGCCGACGCCGAGGAACTGGCCGCGATCACCGCGGTCCTGCTCGCCCGTGCCGCCTCCCAGCCCGAGGCGCCCGCCCACCGCGGCCGCTCCACGGCCGGCTGGCGCCGCCTGGAGCGCCAGCGCGGCTTCCAGCCCTCCCACAGCTGGCGGGGCTGA
- a CDS encoding GTP-binding protein, giving the protein MDFASSSGGAARSTTSAKIVVAGGFGVGKTTFVGAVSEINPLRTEAVMTSASAGIDDLTHTGDKTTTTVAMDFGRITLDQDLILYLFGTPGQDRFWFMWDDLVRGAIGAVVLVDTRRLADCFPAVDYFENSGLPFVIALNGFDGHQPYNPEEVREALQIGPDTPIITTDARHRADAKSALITLVEHALMARLR; this is encoded by the coding sequence GTGGACTTCGCAAGCTCTAGCGGCGGTGCAGCCCGCTCAACCACCAGCGCGAAGATCGTGGTGGCGGGCGGATTCGGCGTGGGCAAGACCACGTTCGTCGGCGCCGTCTCGGAGATCAACCCGCTGCGTACCGAAGCCGTCATGACCTCAGCCTCGGCCGGCATCGACGACCTCACACACACCGGGGACAAGACCACCACCACGGTGGCCATGGACTTCGGCCGCATCACCCTGGACCAGGACCTGATCCTCTACCTGTTCGGCACCCCCGGACAGGACCGCTTCTGGTTCATGTGGGACGACCTCGTACGCGGCGCCATCGGCGCCGTCGTCCTCGTCGACACCCGCCGCCTCGCCGACTGCTTCCCCGCCGTCGACTACTTCGAAAACAGCGGCCTCCCCTTCGTCATCGCCCTCAACGGCTTCGACGGACACCAGCCCTACAACCCCGAAGAAGTCCGCGAAGCACTCCAGATCGGCCCCGACACCCCGATCATCACCACCGACGCCCGCCACCGCGCAGACGCCAAGAGTGCCCTGATCACACTGGTCGAACACGCCCTGATGGCGCGTCTGCGGTAG